In Natranaerovirga hydrolytica, the sequence TTGCAATACAATCATCAGATTAGGGGTTACATACCCCACTAAAAATACCACCAAACACAGTAAAATTTCCCACCATTTTATATAAATCCTATTGAGTTGGTTTATTTTTTCATAAATCCTTTGGGTTGCAACTTCTATGCTTTCTACATTTTCTATCCCCCTTTTTCCTTCTATTGTCTGAGCTATTTCTTCTTTTGTGCCTTGATAATCTAGCAAGACAATAATTTCTCTATCTTGATCCGTGATTTGAATGGCTTTTTCTTTTTCATTATCACTCACTTGTCCACCTAAAAATCCACTGGGTATTGTTGGTTCGTACAGTATGTTTTTTCTATTCATATCTTTTAAATATAAAACCAAAAGCAAAGATGTTACAAAAAAGATACTGCCTACAATAAGTTTTCTCGTATAAAAGGTTTCTACTGAAAAAGGTGCCAATACTTTTTTTAAAGCCATTTTACAACGTTTGTATTTTTTAGTTTGTTTCCTTGGAATAAACCGATCCAAAAACTTATAAAATTTATTATAAATTTTTTCATCAATGGTTTTTTGATTGGTTCTAATGTTACTGTCTTCCATCTTTTGTATCTTTCTTATTAGAAAAAAACAAGTTACCACAAGTAAAACCAATCCTAACTCTATTAAAAAACCGCTTTGACTGCTATAAAATTTTTCTAATGGTGCAAAATGATTGCTTGCCCAATTTTTTATGGGTTCTATAAAAAACAAGGGCAATAATACAATAATGGTTAAACTTTTCAAGGCATAATTTAATCGTTCTCTTTTAATAACTTCCATCCTAATTTCACTGTTTAAGTAATTTAAGCTTTTCATAAACAAAGAAGCACCATTTTCTATTTTTGTGTCTCCAAATTCTTTTGTCATAAAAGCCAATGCCATTAACATTTTTAAATATTTATTCGGTGCTGTTTCATTATAAATATACATTTCTTTTTCAACATTTTTTGACATCAATACATCGTATATTCGCATGCCTTGTATACCTATTTCTTGGTTTTTCTTTGGTACATCTTGACTGGCTTCGTAAATGGCTTCATCTACCATTTTTAATTCATAAAATTTATGTCTCACCAATTCATTAAATTCGATTTGCTGATACATTAACTTATTCTTAAGTTTTTCAACAAAATAATCCAATATTGTATCTGCAAAAAAATACGAAGCCACCATAAAAATCCCAATCAAATAAATATTTTGTGTCAAGTTAACAAAGGTGATTACAAGAACCAAGAGACTCATTATAATGATGAAAAATACATTGGTGGTGGCCTTTCTTATCTCTGGTTCAGAATAATCATGAACCATTTGTACTCTGTTCCTTATTTTTCTTACAACGGACTTTGTAAACTTATTTCTGCTTATAACATTATAAATACTTATACCCATGCTTTTTTTGCTTTTGTTTCTATACAATAAACTGCTTTTTTTACTTTTCGTATTTAAGTACACTGCAATACTGATTAAAGCAATTATAAGGACTCCTGATACAACCAGTAAATACCTAGCATAATCGTATAAATTCAAATTTCCACCTCCTTTTTAGCCCCAATTAGAGCTAAGGAATTTATCAAAAGCCTCTTGATCTTCACCGGTCATAACCCTTCGCATTTTATGAATGGTGGCTTCTGATAACTTGTTTTTCACGACATATTGTCCCTCTTGAAATTCTATAATATTTTTATAAATATATTGTTTTCTATCTGTCACTCTTGTAAAATACTCTGTTACTGAATCCATAAAAGATTCCATAGCCTCACTGCCACTTTTTTCTCTATAATGTGTTGGATAGGATTCATCTTGGCTTAATGGAATAATTTCAGTAATGCGTTCAATATATCTTTTTCCTTCATAATTCCTTTCTAAATGAATATCAAAATTCAACACTTGTACCACTTGTTGTTCCGCAACTTTTTCATTATTAAACACTTCGCATTTTAACAATGAATTTCTAAGTGCCATGACCAAATCTTCAACTTTTTTTGCATGGTGTGTAAATAAAGTAAATAAACTGGCTACTTGGGCCATTTGTATCATCCAGGCCGCAACAGGATCTGTTGCCACCTCACCTAAAATATTAACTGAACCATCTGTTTTCTTTTGCAAATCCAATCCATCTTGTCCAGATATATATTCTGTTTCTTTAAACGTTAATATGTTTCGCATTGGATATAATTTTCTAAGGTGTAATTCAAAAGCTGTTTCTTGCACTCTAAGGGTCAATGTGCCATATATGTGTCTTACCATTGCCATAAGCAACGTGGTTTTTCCTGAACCTTGAGCACCTGTTATAGAAGTAATCTGGCACCCTTTTATAAGGAATTTTATTAAGTCGATAACACATTCTCTATTCTCATCTTGAATTAAATCTTCTAACCTAACATCCGCCATATGAAATTTTCTAACAAAAAATGCCCAACTTTCTGAAAAACTTGGCCTAACAACCACCACCCTTGAACCATCTTTCATTTCGTTAATCTTATACCCTACATTTTCTGATAACTGCCCTGCTTTATTGTAACGATAAATATTTTGACATACGCGTCTTAATTCATTTTCTGATTTAAAGCTTAAAAAGGATAAATGAATGGATTTTCCTTTATAAAATATCCAAACACTATCGTAATTTTTAGGCTTATCAAACATTTGGCGGGTATAGTTTTCTGGCATAAATTGATGATCCATAGATTCAGGTATCCCCGATACACCACCTGATACACCATCTATATTCATATCCCTTATTTCATCCACCACGCCAAACCCTTTGTATATTTGATAAACTCTCTGAACCACAATGTGCAATTTATCTTTATAAGACAGCTTAATATCTTCTTGAAGGAATATGTCTTCTATTTCTTCTTGAGTAATCCGATAAGCTAGAGTATTTTCTTCCATATCTTCTTTAACTGCGTCTAAGTTATAGGTTTCAATGAATTGACTTAAAGCGTCTTGACTGTATTGCTTTTTGTATAAATAGACAAGTATTTCAAACTTATCTTGTGGTGTGAGCCTATTTCCTTGGTTAAAAGGTATCACCAGATTAATATCCTTTTCTTTTATATAATTTTTTTGTAAGACTTCAAAAATAAAGTCTTTCACATAT encodes:
- a CDS encoding ATPase, T2SS/T4P/T4SS family → MGNLMNGILISIILLGVSLGLILYMKSEKTVKQVKVELFKKEDQYKLESIVEYVKEAINEITRTNLYELGLEAEEFKKRLNKRSELKKALRNCTFGSLEDKEYVKDFIFEVLQKNYIKEKDINLVIPFNQGNRLTPQDKFEILVYLYKKQYSQDALSQFIETYNLDAVKEDMEENTLAYRITQEEIEDIFLQEDIKLSYKDKLHIVVQRVYQIYKGFGVVDEIRDMNIDGVSGGVSGIPESMDHQFMPENYTRQMFDKPKNYDSVWIFYKGKSIHLSFLSFKSENELRRVCQNIYRYNKAGQLSENVGYKINEMKDGSRVVVVRPSFSESWAFFVRKFHMADVRLEDLIQDENRECVIDLIKFLIKGCQITSITGAQGSGKTTLLMAMVRHIYGTLTLRVQETAFELHLRKLYPMRNILTFKETEYISGQDGLDLQKKTDGSVNILGEVATDPVAAWMIQMAQVASLFTLFTHHAKKVEDLVMALRNSLLKCEVFNNEKVAEQQVVQVLNFDIHLERNYEGKRYIERITEIIPLSQDESYPTHYREKSGSEAMESFMDSVTEYFTRVTDRKQYIYKNIIEFQEGQYVVKNKLSEATIHKMRRVMTGEDQEAFDKFLSSNWG